The Zhihengliuella sp. ISTPL4 genomic interval CAGCGCCCCGGCACCTCCATCGGGAACGAGATGAACTGGATGCCCATGCCCAGCTCGACCGTGGTCAGCCAGACGTTCTCCATGGCCGCACCCATGCTGAACACGGAATAGAACGACGACAGCTGCCCCGGCCGGTACTCGCTGCGATCGAGCATGACGCCGAGCAGGAGGGGCGATCCGGCCACGAGCTTCCGGTTCTCCGAGCCCAGCGTCTTCGGCACGCCGAACGTGTTCATCAGGGTCTGGCCACGCTTGGTGAACACCTGCGATGTGAAGGGCCGCAGCGGCGCAGGGAGCTTGTCGAACAGCATGCCGCTGCGCTTCTCCTCCATCTCCTCCTGGCTGAAGCGGAAGTACGGCTTGTACCGCTCGAAGAATGTGCCGTTCGACATCGCCTCCGTCATGCTTTCGCCGGAGATGCGCGCGATCTCGTCGATCGTGTCGCGGTTCTCGATCACGACGAACCGCCACGGCTGGCTGTTGAGCTGCGACGGCGCACGACCGGCCGCCTCCAGGAGGATGCGCTGGTGCTCCTCGGAGACCGGGTCGGGCAGGAACGCTCCGTTCGTGGTCTTGCGGCGGCGGATGGCGTCGAGGAGTTCCATGCAGTCACTTCCGGTCGGAGGGGAGGCGCGAGACCACGAGGCCCGCGAGGACGAAGGGCGCCGCCGTGAGGGCGACGAGGGGGTGTCGCCGGGTGTGCGTGCCGGCGTAGGGGATCGCGGCCAGGGGGATGGCGGCGGGGAGGAGCGCGCGGGCGGCGCGGCGTCCGCGCGGCGCGCCGGCGGCGAGGCCTGCGACGACGGC includes:
- a CDS encoding nitroreductase family protein; the protein is MELLDAIRRRKTTNGAFLPDPVSEEHQRILLEAAGRAPSQLNSQPWRFVVIENRDTIDEIARISGESMTEAMSNGTFFERYKPYFRFSQEEMEEKRSGMLFDKLPAPLRPFTSQVFTKRGQTLMNTFGVPKTLGSENRKLVAGSPLLLGVMLDRSEYRPGQLSSFYSVFSMGAAMENVWLTTVELGMGIQFISFPMEVPGRWDEIVRLLRVPDDLELMAVYRLGYLPPEQRRPAIDWSSSQRKLVSQYVFREDCDSPQQGWDAPPART